The window AGACAACACGCCGCTTTGTTGCAAGCTTGCCCATCCAAGAGATCCCTACAGACTATGTTCTCTTTCGGCGTATGGAACGGGAAGACTTGGACAACGAAGCCGTAAAGAGTGTTACTTTAGTGGTAAACCCGGATCAGCTATCGGCTTTGGTGGTCATGGCAAATCATGAGCATCCGGAACGGGAAAACGTGGGTATACCCTACGGAGCCGGATGCCAGGTTATCGGGATCTTTATGTACCGTGAAGCTGAGAAAGAGCACCCGCGCGCCTTGGTAGGCTTAACCGATTTGTCGGCAAGGAAAAATTTGGAGCGGCTCATCGGCAAGGACAAAATGACCTTTTCCATGACGCCCAAAATGTTTCAATGGATGGAAGAGAACGTAGACACCAGCTTTTTCAAGCGCCATACCTGGGCTGCGCTGCAAGAAACGACAAGGCCTTAGCACGAATTTATTGTGCTGTCGGTCTCGTGCTTGATTCCGATCTTTAAGTGCAAGCAAGTCAAGCCCCTTCCACACTACCCATTAAATCTGCAAATTCTGATTGATCGTTTCCATTCATGCCAACGGAATACTGTTAAGC of the Candidatus Hydrogenedentota bacterium genome contains:
- a CDS encoding DUF169 domain-containing protein, which codes for TTRRFVASLPIQEIPTDYVLFRRMEREDLDNEAVKSVTLVVNPDQLSALVVMANHEHPERENVGIPYGAGCQVIGIFMYREAEKEHPRALVGLTDLSARKNLERLIGKDKMTFSMTPKMFQWMEENVDTSFFKRHTWAALQETTRP